The following coding sequences are from one Humulus lupulus chromosome X, drHumLupu1.1, whole genome shotgun sequence window:
- the LOC133803703 gene encoding ethylene-responsive transcription factor ERF018, with product MDEQSHQVVIDHGDHDYHHNNSNQYPKYKGVRKRKWGKWVSEIRLPNSRERIWLGSYDMAEKAARAFDAAQFCLRGPDAHFNFPDTPPDIAGGQSLTPQEIQVVAARFANDFSIITATTNCHGNNLQEQPNPSYDDPPDQSGGEPSRRGSSSEDVRVRDDDDGFSNTDWSLFNFLDYSSNNDDTYYNSNIHGGHYHGSAGGYYDDFDPFSGIEDDDHPIIQYSGDSILQAATADDHDNNITTNTATHDQDYPFTTSHYYDSHSSFLWNF from the coding sequence atggATGAACAATCACACCAGGTAGTTATCGATCATGGCGATCACGATTATCATCACAATAATAGTAATCAGTACCCAAAATACAAAGGAGTTCGAAAGAGAAAATGGGGGAAATGGGTTTCTGAGATTAGGCTTCCGAACAGCCGTGAGAGAATATGGCTTGGGTCGTACGACATGGCCGAGAAGGCGGCCAGAGCTTTCGACGCCGCCCAGTTCTGCCTCAGGGGGCCCGACGCCCACTTCAATTTCCCCGACACTCCTCCGGACATCGCCGGTGGCCAGTCACTCACTCCCCAAGAGATTCAAGTCGTCGCGGCTAGGTTCGCCAATGACTTCTCAATCATCACTGCTACTACTAATTGCCATGGTAATAATTTGCAGGAACAACCAAACCCTAGCTACGATGATCCACCGGATCAGTCCGGTGGCGAGCCCTCTCGCAGGGGATCATCGTCTGAGGATGTTCGTGTTcgtgatgatgatgatggctTTTCCAACACGGACTGGTCGTTGTTCAACTTTTTGGATTATTCTTCGAATAATGATGATACTTATTATAATAGCAATATTCACGGCGGCCACTACCATGGAAGTGCAGGTGGTTATTATGATGATTTTGACCCTTTTTCTGGGATTGAAGATGATGATCATCCGATTATTCAGTACTCAGGTGACTCGATTCTTCAAGCTGCAACAGCTGATGATCATGATAACAACATCACTACTAATACTGCTACTCATGATCAAGATTACCCTTTTACTACTTCTCATTATTATGATTCCCACTCCTCATTTCTTTGGAACTTTTAG